The following is a genomic window from Thermoplasmata archaeon.
AGCTCGTCCCCGGCGAGGTGGAGGAGGAGACTCGGGCCATCGATCTGCGGGAGGAGGCGCAGACCTTCCTCGAGGAGGGGGACTACCGCGCGGCCCTGCAGTGCTACGACCGCCTCTTGGCGGAGCATCCCGACGACAAGGTGTTCTGGTTCGACAAGGCCGAAGTCCACGTCTTGCTCGACGAGACGGAGGACGCACTCCAGTGCTACACGCGCGTCTTGGACCTGGACCGTCGCAACCGCCAGGCGTGGTTCGAGCGGGCGAACCTCCTGTTCGGGATGGGCCGCCTCGCGGACGCCGTGGACGCGCTTCGGGAGGCCCTCCGGATTGAGCCGCGGAGATCCGACGACATTGTCCTCAAGGCGGAGCAGCTCCGGCGCGACGGGCACGCGAACGAGGCCGCAATCCTATACCAGGCCGTCCTGGACCTGGACCCGGAGAACCCCAAGGCCATTCTGGGGCTCGGAGACACGTTCCTGAGTCTCGGCGATATCGCGGCCGCGGAAGGGCTGTTCGCACGCGCCCTGGGGAAGGAAGGCAAGGATCCGGAGATCCTCTTCCGCAAGGGCGAGCTGCTCCGGCGCAAGGGCCGCTGGGGCGCGGCGGTACAGTTCTACAACCGCGCCTTGGCCCTCAAATGGGATCTGTTCGACGCCTGGCTCGCGAAGGGACAGGTCCTGCTCGCCCACGAGCGCCCCCAGGAAGCCCTCGAGTGCTTCGATAAGGTCCTCTCCTTCCAGCCCGAACGGGAGGAGGCGCTCTCCGGGAAGCGGGATGCCGAGGGCCTGCTCCGCCCGCTCCATGCGCCTTCGCGTAAGCCGTCCCGCGCCGAGCCCGCGCGGGCCGAACCCGCGGAGGCCCACGAGCCCGAAGAGGCTCCCGGGGTTTCCGAGGAGGAGGAGATCAAGGCGGCCTCCTTCGCGGAGGAGCTTCGTCGCGCCGGGCGCGAGGTCCAGGACGAAGAGGAGCGCGGGCCCGAAATCTCGGCGGACTTCAAGGCGTTCGTGGAATCCGTGGAGCCGGAGCGGGAGGAGACCCACGTCCTGCTCCAGCTCGCCGAGCTCGCCCTGGAGGCGGGCGATCCCGACATGGCCCTTCTCCGCTACGAGGAGGCCGTGGAGCAGGATCCGAAGAGCGCGAAGGCGTGGACGGGACAGGGGACGGCCCTCCAGCAACTGGAGCGGTACGAGGAGGCGCTCGCCGCCTACGACCGTGCACTCGCGTTGGATCCGCAGGACGAGATCGCGCGCCGGTGGCGGGAGACCTGCCTCCGACACGTCCGGCGAGGCGGTCCGGGATGAGCACGGGCCGCGAGGCGGTCGGGGAGCGGTTCCTGCCGAGCGTGGACCGGCTCGAGGCCGCGGTCCATGCGGGTCGGAAGGCCCTGGATGGCGCCCGCTACGACGA
Proteins encoded in this region:
- a CDS encoding tetratricopeptide repeat protein, which encodes MLPSRCLRCGAVSREPLCASCIDFLVAYRPFWLDPALLPGPSLLDLLAPREVAILAAEGDTIEWRSVPREPGTADAVRLIELLDLRSNPNPVVSAGDAEILHAFLAEGRRSPPSDVGIRAALADLYRYLGSREWVPAHLAQEYGVRAKALSPSVTSAAEAIPASVSRAVELAPEELEETPAAVPQEASEPEAPSGEAPLEAPEPVPEAERPPQKPSQAGETPPEARAEAEAPGPAPGPEPVPAPEPPLPLPEPEPQPAPEPEPEPEPEPEPEEPQATPAPSVSLPPPPPPAPEPAEVMKTLTTELAGMKEELRGEIRGEIAKERDRIDEWIRERSGEVESKEKALREKEQSVAEAAKAVAEEKRSVTERLQALEKDEKRLAVLQALGTIPGMTEDVAQVLVAAFLDLDSLRSADARALEQCQGVTPGLAKAIRFELVPGEVEEETRAIDLREEAQTFLEEGDYRAALQCYDRLLAEHPDDKVFWFDKAEVHVLLDETEDALQCYTRVLDLDRRNRQAWFERANLLFGMGRLADAVDALREALRIEPRRSDDIVLKAEQLRRDGHANEAAILYQAVLDLDPENPKAILGLGDTFLSLGDIAAAEGLFARALGKEGKDPEILFRKGELLRRKGRWGAAVQFYNRALALKWDLFDAWLAKGQVLLAHERPQEALECFDKVLSFQPEREEALSGKRDAEGLLRPLHAPSRKPSRAEPARAEPAEAHEPEEAPGVSEEEEIKAASFAEELRRAGREVQDEEERGPEISADFKAFVESVEPEREETHVLLQLAELALEAGDPDMALLRYEEAVEQDPKSAKAWTGQGTALQQLERYEEALAAYDRALALDPQDEIARRWRETCLRHVRRGGPG